The nucleotide window tttcaaatatcttttaaaagctacatttagctcataaatattaaataatataatctacgagttcatttttcggatttggtggtctcgaaccactattttcgacatcgCTGAAATTTGGACTGTTATAAGAttgttaagtttttatttttaaaataaataaaaagttctgTCAGCGAGCTTTAAGCAACGATTTGATGATTGTTACAGTGGACTAGTACCCATGAACAAGCACAACAATATACACTAGATGCAAGTCGATCTAATAGTTAATGCTGAAGATCGGAGAAAAATATTGTTTGAATTTTAGTTTAAAAATTCATGATGTCCAAAGCTgttttatggaaaaaaaattggactgcagaagagaAAGGGAAATAGAGCTTTTGATTGGTATAGGCAATGCAAATAAAAAAAGCCATATAACATCATTTTTAACATCCCAGCCATTTAAATTTGTTGGGGATTGACCCATATAAGCAACGAACAAATAAAACAGAAAAGATCAAACACACAAATATTTACATGGAAAACTCCTCCGGAGAGGATAAAGACCATCGGCAAAAGAAGCTTTAGCTTTTTAATAAATAAGTAAACAAACGAGAGTACAATATGGAGAAAATAAATCCAAATGTACTAAACGTACAAACCCAAAACTTGAAAACAAAGCTCTAACTTGGGAGCAAGTTTCTTTCTATAGTTACCATGAAAACTCTCTTAAACTCATATGCAACGACATCTTGTCGCCCTCGAAGAAAAACATTGCTAATTGGCTTATCAAAACATCGATACAACGGCCCCTTTGAATATGCGGAGATAGAAGGGCTAAAATGACTAAAGTATCTCTAAAGTATTCAAAATTCAACTGGGAGATGAAGTTCCGCTTGGAGTCTAAAATGTGGCTGCATTAGGTAAGATATCGTTGCGACGTCACAATTCCCCTCATTGCGACGTCACAACTCTTCTCGTCGCGACGTCGCATGTCTATCTCCAATAAATGTATgcaaaatatctgataaatgcaAGGCACACCACACATTAACTTTTATTTTCCTTAATTTGGTCAAATTACACTATTGTCCTTATCTTTTCTAAATTTACAAGTTAATGTTTTTTCCACATTTTCATATCCAAATTCTACTTTATTGTTTTCCAACAAAAAAATCCTTATAATacctttaaaatattatatttattgtctcattatcaatttttttctcaaaaatttattgTAGCGGTTTCTAGAATAATGTCACTTATTATACCGAAAAATTTGAGACGTTACATTACGAGTGGGGATGGATCAATGATCTGTCACAATTGTTGTGGCAAATTAAAGTCTTTTCGGCACTTAACGAGCTTGTTTTCTAGCTCTCTTACATGTTTTTATTACGTTTTTACTTTTTagtaagttaattttaatttttgcaaaataAACGTTTTTATGCAATTTTTAGCCATATGATGACCTAATGGACCTATACGGACCTAGAAATGAACTAACGAGCTACTCGACCGTGCAAAACACTGATTTCAAGTTGAGAACACAAAGGACAAAGGCAGCATCGCAACATCGGGTTGTGGTATCACAACACCGAACTTCGAAGCCAAAGAATTCAGACTCGAAAGGTAGTGTCACGACACCAGGTGACGAATCAGCATAATTTAATCAAGGGTGTTTTAGTTTGCATAATAAATAATTATCAGTTTTGAAGGTCATAATTAACCTAATTATGTTAGACATTTTTTACTATAAATAGGAATATTTAGCCTTACTTTGAGGGGCTTGGCCAACTGAGCCATTTAATTTAggcttaagtttttatttttagtttttcttttatttcaatttaatcttttttatgtTATAATCATAATTTTGTTCTTTGTTTACCTTGGATTCGATTTTGATCCAAGCCTTTAATTAAgtagttattttatttatttcttttttattttcaattgcaATCAGAATTATCTTTAGATTGTTAAATGAAATCCAGTTTTTGCGCGCAAATCAACATTGAAATAGATTTATTctcttatttcctttctctatGTAATTTACTGCTTTGCatgttaaatattttctatttCTCTCCAAAATCGATTTATTCTCCTTCATTTAGGGGAAATTAGCCTAAATATGTAATtagctttattttttttctttctaatttaCCCTCTCTCTGGGGCTCTTTGTTAAATGGCAGTAATAATGGAGtaaaatatttttggaaaaacaAAAATGTTGGTTGAAGGATTAAAATGAAGAGATGGCAGGATCCAATCTTCCTTTACTACTATTCTTATTAAAAAGCATATAGTTAAAATGTAAAAaagtattaatttattataagaataataaaatgataaagttTGGAGCTTTAGGTTTGTTAGAGTAGATAGTAAttataagaaattttaatgttttagatGTGCAAATATATcttaaaaatgaaaattgaaagCTAAAGCAATTAATTGGAGTGGTCCAATGATATGTTCAAAAAGTGGCCCATAATTGATGAGTATATTTGGGGCATTCAGACAGAATTAGCCTTAATCActttcgtaaaaaaaaaaaaagtgcttttatatatatgttatggtCAAGCAAACCATTTGGTTTTGATAATTCCTTGATCACAACATTCGGAATTTGCGTGGTAAAAATAATAAAGATTCAAAACTTTAGTGCGTTTgtatagaaatataaaaattgattCCAGGTTTCTACCGCTAAACAACTAAAGAAAACTGCACCAAAATGAAATTTTCCAAACCAACcattccatttttttattttctttttctttaaagtCATTtataagaaggaaaaaaaaaagtaaactattaaaatagttacTTTTATTTGATTCACGTTATATTTTAGtaacttatgtttgaaatgttacgttttttAGTCAATAACGTTATcatgttgtaatattttagtctCCGAGTGTTACAGTGACGTAgcatgttaaatcatcatttcaaatgaaaattttaggttaaacaATACAATTGGCCCTTATATTTtttttaagtaatttttttttcttttatgttacttgaacttttctttcttttcctttctctttttcttctctctcttttttcctccctccatttcttttaacgtGGTTTTTCTATGTATTCTaattgttaaaactagtccccatagctttattttttaaataatttaattttttttctttattttccttttcttcttcccctTATTTTTCTCACTTCTCATATTCTTCATTGCAGAAACATAATCTTTACCCACCAAATAAATCAAGTTTTTGGTTCTCTCACATGATTCCTAAATTGAATTTCACTCAAAACCAAATATCAATCATTCTTAATCAAAATTTGATTTGAATATAACCTAATTTTGAAACTAAAATTGAATCtaactaatcaatataaaaattatatccttaatcaaatctaaacataaattgaattctttatattcaaaatatttttttcgtTTCCAAGCTTTTACAGAATTGTGTAGATTATTTCttgccttttattttattttctgataaataaaattaaacaaacaATAAAATTGATCTAACCCTTCTTACATATTTCCAAGCAAGCTTGATTGGAAGTTGAGCATGGATGAACCAAAGAGAGAAAGGGAGCATGAAACCAATCTAGTTTGGGTAAAGATGATGGTAAGTTTTGTATGGTGGTCGTTAGTCATTAAAAGTGTAGAGCTTATTTGAAGAATTCGTGAAACAACATAGTTTCAAGAGGACGAGAATGTTGTAGGTAAGATAGATAAGGTGGTCGTGGGGTTGGTTAGGAGGTTAAGGGAACAGGTTCGGAAAACATTGTTAATGGTAGATTGTCATAAATAACGACTGACGAGGTCTTCGAGTGAAGCAAGCTTGTGGACTAGGTCATTGAGAGATCCAAATTGGTTTATTAAATTAATGATGGAAGATGAAGGTTTGTAATTGTGGGGTAAGAATATACAAATCAAGTTTTATTCTGGTTTCAGCTtttgcctttttcttttttcataaacataaaaagattttaacaaatagaaaatatagaaaaattatgttaaaaaagaTAAAGAAAGGAGGAAAACAAAAGAAGAAGTAGAAAAGTTtaaaaaaggaaagttaaaataacataaaaaattaaattgctcaaaataaaaaaaatagaaggcCAACTGCATAGTTTAActtaaatttttgtttaaaaataataatttaacgtGTCACCTTAACTTATCATTATATTATTAATGATAATTAATGAtgtagtgactaaaatataataatattttaatataagtaactaaaatataatattttaaatataaataattaaaatataaactattataaataaaataattattttaatagattatcGTTAAGAGAGAGTAAAGAAGCTGTTATACTCTAGCCCTGaaacaaggggaaggaaaaaggaaGCATAGAGAAacggggaaaaataaaataaaataaaaatccggAAACGCAAATTATTGCCTCCCTCCATTTTTCTCCCacatataaatattttcaaatccaaaataatcataattaaataattattattttcattaatttGCTCAAAATTATTTGATAATTAAGTCCTCACCCTCCATTTTTGTTCTTCTTGTTGCTTCTCAGATCTGAACTTCCTCAGAAATTTAGGGGCGAAATCGATTCGGCAAATCAGCGAGGAAATTAGATAAAACCAGGCGGTTTAATACTAGAATCCGATTCGAAATGGATGATTTTCCAGGTTTACTGGCCAAAGATTTTGGGATCAAACCCCAAGGCAAGTCAGCCCCGATGGCACCTCCTAGAAATCCTTCATCTGGTACCAATTACGGGTTTCGATCCGATTTTACCCGGTCCTCATACGGCAACGACAGATCATTCTCCAATTCCATTTTCGACGATCAGGATCGCGACGGGCTCATGTTTAACGACTTCTATGGTGGGCCCCCAAAATACTCCTCGGAGTCGCGAGCCACAGCTGAGCAAACGTCGTCGCACGATTACGACTCATTTTTCAAGGACTCTAAGCCGCCGGTTTTTGACAAGCCTGTTTACGATGATGACCTTTTCGATGGATTACCCGGGGTCAAGAGCTCTTCATCAGCCTCGGCTGCTAAGTACGACAACGTTTTCGGGATCTCCCAGTCTACGTCTCGCTCAAGGGACAAGTCCCCAGGCAGCTCGCCGTTTGATGATCTGCTTGGGAATTTAGGGAGTAAAGAGTCTGAGACGAAGACGAAGAGCGAAAAAATGAAAGCGGAGAAAGACGCGCCTCTTTTTGACGATTTGCTTCCTGGTTTTGGTCGGAGTAGCTCTCCCGCATCGGCGAGGTAATTTACTGGTTATAAGGCTTgggttttatataaataaatattgtaCACTTCTATGTTGTatgttctttttttattttagagtTTTCCGATTTATGGTATTTTGCATAAATGTGCTTCGCATTTAAGTCTGCAGTTTCTGGGATTTGGTTGTGATATTGGCAGCTTAGATATCAGCAGTTAGCTAATAATGGGGAAAATATTTCAATGAAATTAGTATTCTTAAGCCCAGTTTTTTATTAAGCGGATGTGGTTAAGATTTTAGTGCTTTTTTCTGTAAGTGCACTGATCAAGGTTATGTTTTACTGGTTGTCTGTTCTAAATATTGACAAGTTAGCCATTTGTCCAAAAATGTTAGATACTAAAGACGGCAACTTACTTGCAAAAATTTACTTAGGTTACTTGAATAGCTAGACCTATTTGTCAATTAATGCCTCTTTATTGTCAAACCAGGCTCACACTTGCTTGAATATAACATTTTATTAGAAATTTCACATGAATACAGATGTAGCTTTACTAGTCCTACTTCGTCCTGCTAGCCTCTGCAATATTTTTGTTGGTACAGGAATGATTGTCATCTTCTGTTTTTTTCTACTTGCTCATTTAAGGTGCCAAAGTTGCTCGGTGGAATTCATTATTAGGCTGGATTGGGTAGGTATCATGTTGGTTATCCAAGGTTTGTTAGAATAGGACAATAGCAATAGGTAATGCCAGAGACTTCGAAATTTTTCTTGTGAGATTTATGAACATTTTTTAGTTTTTAAGTCATTTGATGGGTAGAATTTAGAAAAAGGATGAGGCTTTTACTGTAAATTGCCAATGTGTTAGATGTGGCCACTATGCCAGAGGTAAGTGGACCAAACATGTAAAaactttttacaaatttgcaatTACAATTGTGTTTAGTTTAATTTGAAACTCTTTGTGCATGTCACTGCTAGCTTAGTGTGAAGAAAGGCAGTAAAAGGACTACTTATGTTTATGGTACATTTGAACTCTAAACATATTGTATGAAGCTTGAGATATGTATCTTTGGACTCTAAACTTACTTTAGAGTTTAGACTCTATATTTGTCTTTTTTTCTTAATAAGACTTAGCTAATACCATATAAATATTAGCTGATGTCATTCTCCATTCTTTGGACAGGTCAACATCAGATGCTGCCCCCCAGAAACCGACCTCTAATTCAAGCAAGACTGGCTCTAAtgtcatggagaatccttttcaTGTCTTTGAATCCACATCAGACACAGTAGATTCATCCTCAGGGCTGTTTGTGGACCCTTTGGAAGAAATAACTAAGCTGAATGGATCTGGGAAGTCTGGAGTGTCATCTGTAAATGAGGGACTATTTGATGATATAGATCCTCTTGAAGGTCTTGGAAAATCTGTGCCTCTGTCAACTGAGATCAATAAGAGAGGAATGGATAGGAACCCTTTAAGAACAGCGAGTGGATTGCAAACTCCTGCTAGTAAAGAGCCAAATGATGAAGATTTTGAGCACTATACTAAGAAAAGGATGCCTTCTACAGAAAATTTTCCTGAATCTCAGCAACCTGTGTTTGACATGCCTAGTATGTCAACTGATTTTCATAGCTCTGTTCATCACACTGCTAGCCCTCCTCCTTACTCAAATTTTGGTTCTAACGACACTAGCTCCCAGGTAAATGCAACTCCAAGATCTGAAGAGAACTTTGACACATCTGAAGATGTGTGGCTCACTGTGTCAGAGGTTCCTCTCTTTACCCTACCTACTAGTGCCCCACCCCCTTCAAGACCACCACCTCCAAGACCACCACGAGTTTCAAAATCAGCGACAGGCTCATTTTTTTCCTCTAATGCAAAAAAGAAGATCAATGACAATTCTTCTTTCCCAAATTCAGCTCAGTACAAAGACACCCCTCATTCAACTCGTGCTGCTGCAGGCAGCTCTGTTGCATCTCAAGTTGATGAACTAGAAGATTTTGCAATGGGTAGGGCCTGGAATAATGTGGACCATGCTGAAGATTTTTCTGGTGATGATTTTGGGACCAACTCTGCTGCTGTAGCTTCTGCTGCTGCGATGAAAGAGGCAATGGATAGAGCAGAGGCTAAATTTAGGCATGCAAAGGAAATGAGGGAGAGAGAGAATTTGAAGGCTGCAAGAAATAAAGAGGCTGGTGTAATGGATAAAGATGAGAGAGCtatgcaagatgctttgggtagaGAAGCTAGAGAAAAGCACGAGAGATTGGAGCGTGAGAAGCAACAAAGGGAAAGGGAGGAGGAAGAGAGACAGCAACGGAGATATGAATTGGAGAGGGAAAGGGAGGAGAAAGAGAGAGAACAAAGAAGGCTTGAGAAAGAGAGGGAACAGGAAAGGGCCAGACAAGCTGTTCAAAGGGCTACTAGAGAAGCTCGTGAAAGAGCAGCAGCTGAAGCTCGTGTGAG belongs to Gossypium arboreum isolate Shixiya-1 chromosome 7, ASM2569848v2, whole genome shotgun sequence and includes:
- the LOC108454296 gene encoding auxilin-related protein 2-like; this translates as MDDFPGLLAKDFGIKPQGKSAPMAPPRNPSSGTNYGFRSDFTRSSYGNDRSFSNSIFDDQDRDGLMFNDFYGGPPKYSSESRATAEQTSSHDYDSFFKDSKPPVFDKPVYDDDLFDGLPGVKSSSSASAAKYDNVFGISQSTSRSRDKSPGSSPFDDLLGNLGSKESETKTKSEKMKAEKDAPLFDDLLPGFGRSSSPASARSTSDAAPQKPTSNSSKTGSNVMENPFHVFESTSDTVDSSSGLFVDPLEEITKLNGSGKSGVSSVNEGLFDDIDPLEGLGKSVPLSTEINKRGMDRNPLRTASGLQTPASKEPNDEDFEHYTKKRMPSTENFPESQQPVFDMPSMSTDFHSSVHHTASPPPYSNFGSNDTSSQVNATPRSEENFDTSEDVWLTVSEVPLFTLPTSAPPPSRPPPPRPPRVSKSATGSFFSSNAKKKINDNSSFPNSAQYKDTPHSTRAAAGSSVASQVDELEDFAMGRAWNNVDHAEDFSGDDFGTNSAAVASAAAMKEAMDRAEAKFRHAKEMRERENLKAARNKEAGVMDKDERAMQDALGREAREKHERLEREKQQREREEEERQQRRYELEREREEKEREQRRLEKEREQERARQAVQRATREARERAAAEARVRAERAAVEKAAAEARERAERAAVQRAQAEARQRAAAEARERAERAAAEAREREAKEKEAQEKAERAEAKLRAERAAAEKAAAEARERAAASARASQQNNDNDLESFFSMGSRPSSAPRPRTNSSDPLFDGQNKGGPEVARGTSAGSSSSMRKASSSANIVDDLSSIFGAAASSFGEFQEVDGETEERRRARLERQQRTQERAAKALAEKNHRDLQVQREQAERHRISETLDVEIKRWAAGKEGNLRALLSTLQYVLWPECGWQPVSLTDLIMGAAVKKAYRKATLCIHPDKVQQKGANLQQKYVAEKVFDLLKEAWNKFNSEELF